The sequence ttcagacaaaaattgtagatcataaaattatctacaaaaaatgtgaCAATACTTATTTTTCTCCGAGCCACCGTTTCtaagatataacgattcaaaaagttgtaaaagttataatgtttcagatttactatcgtatttaatggctataatgagAAATGCGGCACAACATCGTCGAattttagcaacatcttcgttaatttatttgatgaacttatgacagttctaacagaaattttttacaaatactcacaacaagtctcggttcaGTTCAAtattgtaagaaaagtttagtgctgaaaatatattggtgaaaccattaaatacaacttttaaactttttgaatcattatatctcagaaacagtggcttttagaaaaaaaagtattaatatgtttcttttagataatttcatgatctataatttttgttccgagtatttttatgataaaactcaccgttttgctaaaaattgcaaaaaacttatttttttttaacctttgactttgaataattttttttccatatacaaAAATGATGGagaacattcaaatttaaaattttattctattttagcttgatgggaatttccgtaacttcgaatgtctaaattgaccggattataaggtggaagtaaaataataattttgataaattgaaatttttagctGCGAGGGGATACTTTTCAGATCATAAAAGTTATTATCGGTCCTAGTATGGATACTAGAAGAGGGTAATTTATTTTCGAATAGTCTTATCACCATAACATATTTCTCGGAAATATATGTATGTTACtaccaataaattttttaacttcTTACAACGATATAGACACGTTATTGCTTTTATGCTTGGAATCTCttgctattaaaaaatttatggatGATTCTGCGTGTATTAAATGCAAATAAAGACACAATCcttataattatatacataaaaggTAACGCAAAATAAGGTCACTATCGTATTTGAGAATAATGTGAAGAATGCgatatgaattttgaaagatttgtaattcaatatttttgtgaattttatcGTATTgcttaaattgaatgaataataattcaCAACAACCTCAATGAAGGGtagaattaataaaagatatcattttaatatgaaaaatgtgtccataaatgttaatattttatgtgtCCCTTTGCAGAAATACACGAAATTTGACTTGTTATGTTTGTCTTCTGATTTATTCAAGTTTTCGAAGATATTAACTTGTAACCTCACTTCCCCAGCTCGAGAATCTTCCTCAggaagtgataatcgacctcagtTGAAGTATATAAACAACTGGTACTTGAAaggggtgaacaattaatattaaattagacGACACCAGTTTTTTAACTAAAGACGTTAAGAGTGAATGAAAAAGAATGTATTTTCTTGGTTTGTTATTGAAACCTTTGTTTAATTCTCAACCTGGCAGCTGTAAAGCTGCgggaagaaaataaaatgagcGAGAAAACGGGAACGCAGATGAAAATTACTTAAGAAAGAACGAGTAgatagaacagatttgaataaaaaggtgCTTATGCTATAGCATATAAAAAagctgaatttatatttttttaaatataaataaaaagaaatatacgCTATTCTTTTCGTTTCGttccccaaataaataaaaaatacgaatttactATCCTACAAAATTTGCttgaaacaaaaggaaattattatatgtatgagAAGCAGTATAAAgaatatcaccacaaatttaacTAAATTCACTTTGATTTGAACATTTTTAGAGTGTGTATAGATAGAGGACAATTTAGCAACTAAACTGGAGTTTCATCCAATGGATGGGAGGtagataacaaattaattccttcaaaaacttgaatgttataataaataaattagaagtgactactgtgccacaattggggacaattctctatctcgtgcgcgtatttttgagtggtttTAGCGCTTCAGTGTGGGCCGAGAGAGACTAGACAAAAGTCTGTACTAaattggtgccaaaaaatctgactcctgaccaaaagcatttgcgtcaacgggtctgctcaaaTTTACTTGaaaggttataaaaatatttgctttgaaagggacccgatttgggTCGATGTAAGCGGTAAAGCATAAAACGGCACAGCTCTTGAAGACGCTCACCaaagtctcgttatttaatagccagacctcgtataatattaaattgatgCTAATTACGGAATGTAAATATAAAGAGATAGGAATGGGCCCATATAAGTAGCGTATCTACGGTCAACATTGACATAcacattaaaaacaaaaatacaaaaaatggtaTTCTATCTACTATCGACAATTTATTGGATTAAGTGAATATTTGTTAATTGTCTTCGAAAAATATCGGATCAAATTAATTTCGTAATTCATTTACTCAGGTGGTAAGTcatttagaataattattacGTTGTAGAAATAATGACTTTGTTGTTGAAACtaaccatataaatatataaaaaattattccaagcACAAATTAATCTATggagttttttcgaaaaaatcaatactttttgacTCTATTCATTTCCACAAATAACTTTAGTTAGATAAAAAAAAGGCAGAGGTTaaatataactttaaaaaaaaataaaaagaatgttcAATACACACCGATCAATGATTTATTGAAGGTGGAaccgaaaattttgaaaaaatgaaaattgaataaatggaAAGTCAATTTTGCAGAAAAAAGAACTTTGAAGAAtcatttaaacgaaattttataagactgtaataaataaaataaaggagTTGTGACGAAAATAAGATAGAATCCCTTAAATTCATGACAAAAACGTCATTTCTAGCCTTGATATTGCActaattggaataaaattttgaaaattcgtaaATTACTTTGATCGAATACAAATAATAGGATCAAGAAGAATGGTTTGAAAGCttgattctgaaaaaaattttgaattgagaaaatattttcaattttttataaacattatcttttattaaaaataatctaaaaatacgGAAAATACGTTTAAActaatagagaaataaaaatagggttttcttctataaaaatttcctctccttatttttttttcaaattcagtaTTAACCGTGATGTAACCTTTCACAGTAGCCTAAGACTGGTACCCTTTgaacgttttctttttaaaaataaaagggtTCAATGTATTCCAACCCTTCATAGTAGCGTATGACTGGTACCCTTTGAACgttttcgttttaaaaataaaagggtTCAATGTATTCCAACCCTTCATAGTAACGTATAACTGGTGTCCTTTgaacgttttctttttaaaaataaaagggtTCAATGTATTCCAACCCTTCATAGTAGCGTATGACTGGTACCCTTTGAACgttttcgttttaaaaataaaagggtTCAATGTATTCCAACCCTTCATAGTAACGTATAACTGGTGTCCTTTgaacgttttctttttaaaaataaaagggtTCAATGTATTCCAACCCTTCATAGTAGCGTATGACTGGTACCCTTTGAACgttttcgttttaaaaataaaagggtTCAATGTATTCCAACCCTTCATAGTAACGTATAACTGGTGTCCTTTgaacgttttctttttaaaaataaaagggtTCAATGTATTCCAACCCTTCATAGTAGCGTATGACTGGTACCCTTTGAACgttttcgttttaaaaataaaagggtTCAATGTATTCCAACCCTTCATAGTAACGTATAACTGGTGTCCTTTgaacgttttctttttaaaaataaaagggtTCAATCTATTCCAACCCTTCATAGTAGCGTATGACTGGTACCCTTTgaacgttttctttttaaaaataaaagggtTCAATGTATTCCAACCCTTCATAGTAACGTATAACTGGTGTCCTTTgaacgttttctttttaaaaataaaagggtTCAATGTATTCCAACCCTTCATAGTAACGTATAACTGGTGTCCTTTgaacgttttctttttaaaaataaaagggtTCAATGTATTCCAACCCTTCATAGTAACGTATAACTGGTGTCCTTTgaacgttttctttttaaaaataaaagggtTCAATGTATTCCAACCCTTCATAGTAACGTATAACTGGTGTCCTTTgaacgttttctttttaaaaataaaagggtTCAAAGTATTCCAACCCTTCATAGTAGCGTATGACTGGTACCCTTTGAACgttttcgttttaaaaataaaagggtTCAAAGTATTCCAACCCTTCATAGTAGCGTATGACTGGTACCCTTTgaacgttttctttttaaaaataaaagggtTCAATGTATTCCAACCCTTCATAGTAACGTATAACTGGTGTCCTTTgaacgttttctttttaaaaataaaagggtTCAAAGTATTCCAACCCTTCATAGTAGCGTATGACAGGTACCCTTTGAACgttttcgttttaaaaataaaagggtTCAAAGTATTCCAACCCTTCATAGTAGCGTATGACTGGTACCCTTTgaacgttttctttttaaaaataaaagggtTCAATGTATTCCAACCCTTCATAGTAACGTATAACTGGTGTCCTTTgaacgttttctttttaaaaataaaagggtTCAAAGTATTCCAACCCTTCATAGTAGCGTATGACTGGTACCCTTTgaacgttttctttttaaaaataaaagggtTCAAAGTATTCCAACCCTTCACAGTAGCGTATAACTGGTACCCTTTgaacgttttctttttaaaaataaaagggtTCAAAGTATTCCAACCCTTCTTAGTAGCGTATGACTGGTACCCTTTgaacgttttctttttaaaaataaaagggtTCAATGTATTACAACCTTTTTTATCCTAAgagattataaatttttctacaaaatggATTGgaaatcataaataatataCTACAAAATCATGTGATCTCGATTTTAATTCtacaaaagtttttctttacattctAAATGCTTTCACTTTTATTCTATggatttttgacaataaaaagtACTTTCCACCCCTTACAATAATTTGCACATATTTGGTAGATCTTGAAGTGCTGTGTAAATAGAACTTAATTCGAAAATTACACGAAAAACCGAAAGTTGATAACATATTTTCACCGTCGTTCACAGAACTAAAAAGATCCATCAATTTATTACACCAAATAGTCAACTTTTGttgtgtgtgttttttttattaaatttatcaaatttcagaTCAATCGATACAATAAAAATTcagatattttatgaaatataattgtCTACAATGCTAGAGCCAGAATTGTGGGGTAAATCAACAAACTTTCTAGCGAATCTTCACAAGCAGCACATGTCTCATTTGGAAAAACTGATAACATGGAAGGATAACGAATCGATTTTCGAATTTGGAATTGGTGATGGTACCAATACTAAACAAACATTATTACCAATTTTGCCGCAAGACTATAAAGAATTCATTGGAAGTGATATAAGTCATGAGATGATTGAATTTGTACAGAGCAATATGTCAGATACAAGAAGTAAATTCATCAAACTGGACATATGTTCTAAGAACATACCGAATGAGTTATTAAATAGATTCGatcatattttcagtttttgtgtGATGCATTGGTTGCAAAACACAGAGTGAGTAAACTTAATATTACGAACAAGCACATAATATGGGCCGTGAAGCCtgtcctgtccggttataatttaatttcagtaTTTGGTGAATTCATGACGCGTTTATGCTTATATTggttttttctcaattaattgCTAGGAAAgtcttttcattttcattactttgtgatttctagaatttttgagaaatccGTTTTGagtatataaacgagtttgcGTAACaaagttaatttataattaaaagttataatgaaCGAAACGACATGGAATAGCAACCGGTCAATTTAAATTGACCCCACCTACATAAATAGcatgaataaataagaaaaacattacattgaTGTCAGGGACGTGAACATGACTAAGAAATTTAGTTATCTGAAAGGGACGGATCTGAAAGGTAAACTGGAAAATCGCGAGTTGGGGTGTAATAAGCGAATTAGTAGAAAGACACCGGATTTGATCCAGAAACTTATCTATTCAAagatattttcactaaaatggACGAGAAGATTTCAACTATCATCAACGATGCTTCCACCATGAAGGAAGATATTTCGACTACTATTAACGAtattctataattaaaaactgacTTATCAAATGACTTCATTATAACCAGACAGGACCAGCTTCGTGGTCCATGTCATGAAtttgttcgtaacaataatttgaagggtTAAAAAATCACTACATTGAACAAGCCCTTTACTGAACACAAATCGAATGGGTATAATTCTTGCAaatcatatataatttattttcattatatctaGCTTCTGTCGTAGCCTCAATTTCTCAATTctgttttgttataaaaaattttattattaagttacagATCTGAAATTTTTGCAGTTTTTGTACATAGTTTTCGTGACACTCTACACACATTGGCAAATCGGAAATTTTCGGATTCCTTTTCAGGAAAAATATCTCGGTTTGTCACGCACGAGTAACTCTAAAATGTCATGGAGGGTGTAAACCAGGCAATGCTGCTAAATCCTTTGTAGATAACTTCGTGGTGAACAAAATGAGAGCATCAAATGTGTAGTTGAATCAATTTAACTACTGGAATTACTTTCGAAAATTGTCCAAATGTgattattttagattaaatatcaaaatctagaatgtcttcttcttcttcttcttcttcttcttatgtctTGTGTTTccaaagaggcagcctaagttcGTAACAGGtccagctctcataccagcgctttggtggtcttccaggcggtctacttgtattgggtctctcttcctttgcgattttcgcctgtcgatcgtcgtccattctattgacatgatctctccatgctcttcttctagttctggcccattTCACTATATCGGAATCTAGAATgtacacaaaaaaattacatatttctcCTCACTTGATTTGCTTCACTTATCTTTCAGaaagaaatatgtaatttttatcacttttcatATCGATTAGTCactattcatatatatttgtgGGGTATTCAGAACCTTTTTTGTGGTGGTAAACATTATACTcgaaatagttttttgaaattttcattattttctccaaaaaaatattgtagtcaatattaatttgtttttttgcattatttatCTAGGCAAGCTTTAAAAAATCTGTACGAAATGTTAAAACCAGGTGGTCAAATGATTCTAACATACGTACATGAAACATCAGTGGATGAAGTATATGATTTATTGTCTCATCACCCCAGATGGAGTGAATATAATCATAAATGTTTCACTTCACCTTactacaaacaaaaaaacatatgcCAAGTATATAAAGCTTTGTTTTCCAAAGCTGGTTTTGTGGAAAAGTATTTCGAAGTTGATAGTAAGAGATCATATAAATTTGaggataaaaaaatgtttgaaggtGAGTATATTGTGTGTAGCTATTGAGTACAGAGACACATGAATCTTGAAAATATTGCAGCTAATTCATTCACGTACTGGTCGCCCTTCCGTATTAAATATGGAtggaaatatcgaaaaagtctGTAATCTTGTATGATCTACCATCGGCTAAGTATTCATGCGATTGCTGGATGTAGAGGAATTGACAAAGAACAAGAAACttgcaaaattatttatgttgttAGGCCACCTACTTTATTTGCTTATCGTGCAACTTCTATCTCTTTCCTAATGTTAAAACCGCATTGTAAGGATCAAGATTTGGGACTGCTGAAGCTGTGGCAAAAAAATCGGCGCGCATCCTGaaggaactgacagaaaaagactTCCTGCACTAATTGGAATAATGGAAAATCCGCATGGAGCGACAGCAGTCTCGTATTACacaatattaatttcttttgttcACTGGTATGAACCCCTAATTTGTTATCCCGTGAATTATACTTATTCTCCCTATGAGTTCAACATCGCAGATTCAACCAACCAACCAATCCCGCTTTTCCTACCATCGTGGTGCATTGACTATCGTCTAACCAAACTGGTAACAAAACTTCAAATCTATAGGAATATTCCTTTGTGTATCCTTGATGATTGATTATTAACTTTCGCAAAAGTGACTGATATGTTTCACGTTGCTACTAAAACTCATGCAGAGTTAACTTATATCACTAGAACAATAATTCATGAACTAGAGAACTGGTGGTTCCGTTTAAGAGATTCTACAATGAACGACTTTGAATGCAAGCATAATATAATTGGGCGAAACTGTCCGACAATCTGTAAGTTGATGTAAGTTGTTTAAGTTTGAGGAAATTGGGAGTTCGTCTAGAAACTATTTTGAGTGGTATCTGTTTGTTTAAAGTATCTCAACGTTCAAATAACGATTGTTATTTGAGCTGTTATTCAGGGTATTTAATGAGTTTATATTTCTAACAGTTTTTCATTGGGAGAGTGTCACATTTTGTTCTTGCTCACTTAGAGTATTCAAATATTGAATGTAAAGATATTTcccaaatatttataagaattcTAGAGCTTAAGAGTGATTTCTTCAAAGCAAGAACTTCCAGTCGACTCATATTAATATTCCTAATAATTATGTTTCCAGGAGTTTCATAGTAGGATTCTAAAATCTCAAGGTTTCCTTGCAGTTCTATTTGAGACTCTGCAAGTTAGATCATATCATCGgccatattaatatttttattgttattaattcatTAGTGACCAACTGCATctattttgagaataaaaaattttcagtttatagaGAAACTTTTAATGCTAAGAGGGTGaggataaaaaataaacaggagGCTTAGTTGACAATATCATGTGACTTATCGTAGGAATAAGTTCTTTGAgtaactttcttttttttggcCAGTTACCTGCTTGatttaaagttattttctttACACAATTTCCATACTCATGATgtcatgaatatttttcaataattcactgttttctttcaaaaaaacagtaaaatatattcattcattcaaacattcattttcttgaaaatggaATATAAGCTGATGATGACAATAATGTCgttttagtttaaataaattgtattctAGGGACCCAAAATCTGCGAATTGATATTCCAAACAGAATCTCCATTCATATGGAAGGAATCAATTTGATCGACCAATCCATACCCACATAGAGGATTTGAACAAAGTCCAAAGTAGCTTCATTTTTTCGGACTATAAATGTTTGTATGGTCCAAGAATAAGTATTACATAGGTGGTTAGGTTGCAACACAGATCTTTCACTATTCCAGAGGAAAAGTTTTCTGTACATTCTTCAGAATTATGAACCGCTAGCTTATACTGAATATATTACTAGAAAATTGCCGTTTTTATCGATTACGAAAAGGCATTCGATCGAGTACAACACGATGAATTAAGGGAAAAGTAGTTGAAtcatcgaaaaattatattggcaCCGAAGAGCGGGTGTTCGAATCAACGGAAAATCAACAGAAGAAAGCAAAATCTTAAGAGGAGTCAGACAAGGTTGCATA comes from Diorhabda carinulata isolate Delta chromosome 8, icDioCari1.1, whole genome shotgun sequence and encodes:
- the LOC130897480 gene encoding juvenile hormone acid O-methyltransferase-like; translation: MLEPELWGKSTNFLANLHKQHMSHLEKLITWKDNESIFEFGIGDGTNTKQTLLPILPQDYKEFIGSDISHEMIEFVQSNMSDTRSKFIKLDICSKNIPNELLNRFDHIFSFCVMHWLQNTEQALKNLYEMLKPGGQMILTYVHETSVDEVYDLLSHHPRWSEYNHKCFTSPYYKQKNICQVYKALFSKAGFVEKYFEVDSKRSYKFEDKKMFEDFCLSINPVLKKIPKEDYEDYKAEYIKMMTNNKYNFTTVCSETGDICYNTSFVLNLVVLEKA